In one Oncorhynchus tshawytscha isolate Ot180627B unplaced genomic scaffold, Otsh_v2.0 Un_contig_465_pilon_pilon, whole genome shotgun sequence genomic region, the following are encoded:
- the LOC112232037 gene encoding dnaJ homolog subfamily B member 1-like isoform X5 yields the protein MVKMGKDYYNVLGIQKGATEDEIKKAYRKQALRYHPDKNKSPKAEDKFKEIAEAYDVLSDPKKKDIYDRFGEEGLKGGGPPGGGGVPGGPSFSYSFQGDPHAIFAEFFGGRSPFDQFFTRNGGGPDGDNMDTDDPFARFGMGGGGMGGFPRSFSTGMGGGGMGGQMVEKHQDPPVLHDLRVTLEEVLSGCTKRMKISHKRLNADRRTLRMEDKILEVEIKKGWKEGTKVTFPKEGDETPTNIPADVVFVVKDKPHPVFRRDGSDIVYPAKVSLREALCGCTVIAPTLDGRTVTVTTGDVVRPGMKRRITGEGLPLPKRPDRRGDLLVEYEVAFPERLSQNAKETIAQALAKQQSSRVSL from the exons ATGGTCAAAATGGGTAAAGACTACTATAATGTTCTGGGCATACAGAAAGGGGCGACGGAGGACGAGATCAAGAAGGCTTATCGCAAGCAGGCTCTGCGTTACCACCCGGATAAAAACAAGTCTCCCAAAGCCGAGGACAAGTTTAAAGAAATAGCTGAAGCTTATGACGTTCTGAGCGACCCAAAGAAAAAGGACATTTACGACCGATTCGGCGAAGAAG GGTTGAAAGGAGGAGGCCCCCCAGGAGGAGGGGGTGTTCCCGGGGGCCCTAGTTTCAGCTACTCCTTCCAAGGCGACCCCCACGCCATCTTCGCCGAGTTCTTCGGGGGCCGGAGCCCCTTCGACCAGTTCTTCACCCGAAACGGTGGGGGCCCAGACGGGGACAACATGGACACTGACGATCCCTTCGCCCGTTTCGGGATGGGGGGCGGTGGCATGGGGGGGTTCCCCCGTTCCTTCAGCAcagggatggggggaggggggatgggggggcAGATGGTTGAGAAGCACCAGGACCCACCCGTGCTCCACGACCTCAGGGTGACCTTAGAGGAG GTGCTCTCAGGCTGCACTAAGAGAATGAAGATATCCCACAAGCGGCTGAACGCAGACAGACGGACCCTCCGGATGGAGGACAAGATCCTGGAGGTGGAGATAaagaagggatggaaggaggggacGAAGGTCACCTTCCCTAAAGAGGGGGACGAGACGCCGACTAACATCCCGGCAGACGTGGTGTTCGTGGTCAAGGATAAGCCACACCCGGTGTTCCGGCGAGACGGCTCTGACATCGTTTACCCTGCCAAGGTCTCCCTCAGAGAG GCGCTGTGCGGCTGCACGGTCATCGCCCCCACGTTGGACGGCAGGACAGTAACCGTGACGACAGGGGACGTGGTGCGTCCGGGGATGAAACGCCGCATCACGGGGGAGGGCCTTCCTCTGCCCAAGCGGCCCGATCGCCGCGGTGACCTGCTGGTGGAGTACGAGGTGGCGTTTCCGGAGAGACTGAGTCAGAATGCCAAGGAGACCATCGCACAG
- the LOC112232037 gene encoding dnaJ homolog subfamily B member 1-like isoform X3, with amino-acid sequence MVKMGKDYYNVLGIQKGATEDEIKKAYRKQALRYHPDKNKSPKAEDKFKEIAEAYDVLSDPKKKDIYDRFGEEGLKGGGPPGGGGVPGGPSFSYSFQGDPHAIFAEFFGGRSPFDQFFTRNGGGPDGDNMDTDDPFARFGMGGGGMGGFPRSFSTGMGGGGMGGQMVEKHQDPPVLHDLRVTLEEVLSGCTKRMKISHKRLNADRRTLRMEDKILEVEIKKGWKEGTKVTFPKEGDETPTNIPADVVFVVKDKPHPVFRRDGSDIVYPAKVSLREALCGCTVIAPTLDGRTVTVTTGDVVRPGMKRRITGEGLPLPKRPDRRGDLLVEYEVAFPERLSQNAKETIAQEVCCGVSLGVRLGSRFHGSQNNDPP; translated from the exons ATGGTCAAAATGGGTAAAGACTACTATAATGTTCTGGGCATACAGAAAGGGGCGACGGAGGACGAGATCAAGAAGGCTTATCGCAAGCAGGCTCTGCGTTACCACCCGGATAAAAACAAGTCTCCCAAAGCCGAGGACAAGTTTAAAGAAATAGCTGAAGCTTATGACGTTCTGAGCGACCCAAAGAAAAAGGACATTTACGACCGATTCGGCGAAGAAG GGTTGAAAGGAGGAGGCCCCCCAGGAGGAGGGGGTGTTCCCGGGGGCCCTAGTTTCAGCTACTCCTTCCAAGGCGACCCCCACGCCATCTTCGCCGAGTTCTTCGGGGGCCGGAGCCCCTTCGACCAGTTCTTCACCCGAAACGGTGGGGGCCCAGACGGGGACAACATGGACACTGACGATCCCTTCGCCCGTTTCGGGATGGGGGGCGGTGGCATGGGGGGGTTCCCCCGTTCCTTCAGCAcagggatggggggaggggggatgggggggcAGATGGTTGAGAAGCACCAGGACCCACCCGTGCTCCACGACCTCAGGGTGACCTTAGAGGAG GTGCTCTCAGGCTGCACTAAGAGAATGAAGATATCCCACAAGCGGCTGAACGCAGACAGACGGACCCTCCGGATGGAGGACAAGATCCTGGAGGTGGAGATAaagaagggatggaaggaggggacGAAGGTCACCTTCCCTAAAGAGGGGGACGAGACGCCGACTAACATCCCGGCAGACGTGGTGTTCGTGGTCAAGGATAAGCCACACCCGGTGTTCCGGCGAGACGGCTCTGACATCGTTTACCCTGCCAAGGTCTCCCTCAGAGAG GCGCTGTGCGGCTGCACGGTCATCGCCCCCACGTTGGACGGCAGGACAGTAACCGTGACGACAGGGGACGTGGTGCGTCCGGGGATGAAACGCCGCATCACGGGGGAGGGCCTTCCTCTGCCCAAGCGGCCCGATCGCCGCGGTGACCTGCTGGTGGAGTACGAGGTGGCGTTTCCGGAGAGACTGAGTCAGAATGCCAAGGAGACCATCGCACAG
- the LOC112232037 gene encoding dnaJ homolog subfamily B member 1-like isoform X6, whose product MVKMGKDYYNVLGIQKGATEDEIKKAYRKQALRYHPDKNKSPKAEDKFKEIAEAYDVLSDPKKKDIYDRFGEEGLKGGGPPGGGGVPGGPSFSYSFQGDPHAIFAEFFGGRSPFDQFFTRNGGGPDGDNMDTDDPFARFGMGGGGMGGFPRSFSTGMGGGGMGGQMVEKHQDPPVLHDLRVTLEEVLSGCTKRMKISHKRLNADRRTLRMEDKILEVEIKKGWKEGTKVTFPKEGDETPTNIPADVVFVVKDKPHPVFRRDGSDIVYPAKVSLREALCGCTVIAPTLDGRTVTVTTGDVVRPGMKRRITGEGLPLPKRPDRRGDLLVEYEVAFPERLSQNAKETIAQLCVLWSQLALM is encoded by the exons ATGGTCAAAATGGGTAAAGACTACTATAATGTTCTGGGCATACAGAAAGGGGCGACGGAGGACGAGATCAAGAAGGCTTATCGCAAGCAGGCTCTGCGTTACCACCCGGATAAAAACAAGTCTCCCAAAGCCGAGGACAAGTTTAAAGAAATAGCTGAAGCTTATGACGTTCTGAGCGACCCAAAGAAAAAGGACATTTACGACCGATTCGGCGAAGAAG GGTTGAAAGGAGGAGGCCCCCCAGGAGGAGGGGGTGTTCCCGGGGGCCCTAGTTTCAGCTACTCCTTCCAAGGCGACCCCCACGCCATCTTCGCCGAGTTCTTCGGGGGCCGGAGCCCCTTCGACCAGTTCTTCACCCGAAACGGTGGGGGCCCAGACGGGGACAACATGGACACTGACGATCCCTTCGCCCGTTTCGGGATGGGGGGCGGTGGCATGGGGGGGTTCCCCCGTTCCTTCAGCAcagggatggggggaggggggatgggggggcAGATGGTTGAGAAGCACCAGGACCCACCCGTGCTCCACGACCTCAGGGTGACCTTAGAGGAG GTGCTCTCAGGCTGCACTAAGAGAATGAAGATATCCCACAAGCGGCTGAACGCAGACAGACGGACCCTCCGGATGGAGGACAAGATCCTGGAGGTGGAGATAaagaagggatggaaggaggggacGAAGGTCACCTTCCCTAAAGAGGGGGACGAGACGCCGACTAACATCCCGGCAGACGTGGTGTTCGTGGTCAAGGATAAGCCACACCCGGTGTTCCGGCGAGACGGCTCTGACATCGTTTACCCTGCCAAGGTCTCCCTCAGAGAG GCGCTGTGCGGCTGCACGGTCATCGCCCCCACGTTGGACGGCAGGACAGTAACCGTGACGACAGGGGACGTGGTGCGTCCGGGGATGAAACGCCGCATCACGGGGGAGGGCCTTCCTCTGCCCAAGCGGCCCGATCGCCGCGGTGACCTGCTGGTGGAGTACGAGGTGGCGTTTCCGGAGAGACTGAGTCAGAATGCCAAGGAGACCATCGCACAG
- the LOC112232037 gene encoding dnaJ homolog subfamily B member 1-like isoform X7 produces MVKMGKDYYNVLGIQKGATEDEIKKAYRKQALRYHPDKNKSPKAEDKFKEIAEAYDVLSDPKKKDIYDRFGEEGLKGGGPPGGGGVPGGPSFSYSFQGDPHAIFAEFFGGRSPFDQFFTRNGGGPDGDNMDTDDPFARFGMGGGGMGGFPRSFSTGMGGGGMGGQMVEKHQDPPVLHDLRVTLEEVLSGCTKRMKISHKRLNADRRTLRMEDKILEVEIKKGWKEGTKVTFPKEGDETPTNIPADVVFVVKDKPHPVFRRDGSDIVYPAKVSLREALCGCTVIAPTLDGRTVTVTTGDVVRPGMKRRITGEGLPLPKRPDRRGDLLVEYEVAFPERLSQNAKETIAQALAKQQSSRL; encoded by the exons ATGGTCAAAATGGGTAAAGACTACTATAATGTTCTGGGCATACAGAAAGGGGCGACGGAGGACGAGATCAAGAAGGCTTATCGCAAGCAGGCTCTGCGTTACCACCCGGATAAAAACAAGTCTCCCAAAGCCGAGGACAAGTTTAAAGAAATAGCTGAAGCTTATGACGTTCTGAGCGACCCAAAGAAAAAGGACATTTACGACCGATTCGGCGAAGAAG GGTTGAAAGGAGGAGGCCCCCCAGGAGGAGGGGGTGTTCCCGGGGGCCCTAGTTTCAGCTACTCCTTCCAAGGCGACCCCCACGCCATCTTCGCCGAGTTCTTCGGGGGCCGGAGCCCCTTCGACCAGTTCTTCACCCGAAACGGTGGGGGCCCAGACGGGGACAACATGGACACTGACGATCCCTTCGCCCGTTTCGGGATGGGGGGCGGTGGCATGGGGGGGTTCCCCCGTTCCTTCAGCAcagggatggggggaggggggatgggggggcAGATGGTTGAGAAGCACCAGGACCCACCCGTGCTCCACGACCTCAGGGTGACCTTAGAGGAG GTGCTCTCAGGCTGCACTAAGAGAATGAAGATATCCCACAAGCGGCTGAACGCAGACAGACGGACCCTCCGGATGGAGGACAAGATCCTGGAGGTGGAGATAaagaagggatggaaggaggggacGAAGGTCACCTTCCCTAAAGAGGGGGACGAGACGCCGACTAACATCCCGGCAGACGTGGTGTTCGTGGTCAAGGATAAGCCACACCCGGTGTTCCGGCGAGACGGCTCTGACATCGTTTACCCTGCCAAGGTCTCCCTCAGAGAG GCGCTGTGCGGCTGCACGGTCATCGCCCCCACGTTGGACGGCAGGACAGTAACCGTGACGACAGGGGACGTGGTGCGTCCGGGGATGAAACGCCGCATCACGGGGGAGGGCCTTCCTCTGCCCAAGCGGCCCGATCGCCGCGGTGACCTGCTGGTGGAGTACGAGGTGGCGTTTCCGGAGAGACTGAGTCAGAATGCCAAGGAGACCATCGCACAG
- the LOC112232037 gene encoding dnaJ homolog subfamily B member 1-like isoform X8 — protein MVKMGKDYYNVLGIQKGATEDEIKKAYRKQALRYHPDKNKSPKAEDKFKEIAEAYDVLSDPKKKDIYDRFGEEGLKGGGPPGGGGVPGGPSFSYSFQGDPHAIFAEFFGGRSPFDQFFTRNGGGPDGDNMDTDDPFARFGMGGGGMGGFPRSFSTGMGGGGMGGQMVEKHQDPPVLHDLRVTLEEVLSGCTKRMKISHKRLNADRRTLRMEDKILEVEIKKGWKEGTKVTFPKEGDETPTNIPADVVFVVKDKPHPVFRRDGSDIVYPAKVSLREALCGCTVIAPTLDGRTVTVTTGDVVRPGMKRRITGEGLPLPKRPDRRGDLLVEYEVAFPERLSQNAKETIAQVLPP, from the exons ATGGTCAAAATGGGTAAAGACTACTATAATGTTCTGGGCATACAGAAAGGGGCGACGGAGGACGAGATCAAGAAGGCTTATCGCAAGCAGGCTCTGCGTTACCACCCGGATAAAAACAAGTCTCCCAAAGCCGAGGACAAGTTTAAAGAAATAGCTGAAGCTTATGACGTTCTGAGCGACCCAAAGAAAAAGGACATTTACGACCGATTCGGCGAAGAAG GGTTGAAAGGAGGAGGCCCCCCAGGAGGAGGGGGTGTTCCCGGGGGCCCTAGTTTCAGCTACTCCTTCCAAGGCGACCCCCACGCCATCTTCGCCGAGTTCTTCGGGGGCCGGAGCCCCTTCGACCAGTTCTTCACCCGAAACGGTGGGGGCCCAGACGGGGACAACATGGACACTGACGATCCCTTCGCCCGTTTCGGGATGGGGGGCGGTGGCATGGGGGGGTTCCCCCGTTCCTTCAGCAcagggatggggggaggggggatgggggggcAGATGGTTGAGAAGCACCAGGACCCACCCGTGCTCCACGACCTCAGGGTGACCTTAGAGGAG GTGCTCTCAGGCTGCACTAAGAGAATGAAGATATCCCACAAGCGGCTGAACGCAGACAGACGGACCCTCCGGATGGAGGACAAGATCCTGGAGGTGGAGATAaagaagggatggaaggaggggacGAAGGTCACCTTCCCTAAAGAGGGGGACGAGACGCCGACTAACATCCCGGCAGACGTGGTGTTCGTGGTCAAGGATAAGCCACACCCGGTGTTCCGGCGAGACGGCTCTGACATCGTTTACCCTGCCAAGGTCTCCCTCAGAGAG GCGCTGTGCGGCTGCACGGTCATCGCCCCCACGTTGGACGGCAGGACAGTAACCGTGACGACAGGGGACGTGGTGCGTCCGGGGATGAAACGCCGCATCACGGGGGAGGGCCTTCCTCTGCCCAAGCGGCCCGATCGCCGCGGTGACCTGCTGGTGGAGTACGAGGTGGCGTTTCCGGAGAGACTGAGTCAGAATGCCAAGGAGACCATCGCACAGGTGCTTCCACCCTAG
- the LOC112232037 gene encoding dnaJ homolog subfamily B member 1-like isoform X4, with amino-acid sequence MVKMGKDYYNVLGIQKGATEDEIKKAYRKQALRYHPDKNKSPKAEDKFKEIAEAYDVLSDPKKKDIYDRFGEEGLKGGGPPGGGGVPGGPSFSYSFQGDPHAIFAEFFGGRSPFDQFFTRNGGGPDGDNMDTDDPFARFGMGGGGMGGFPRSFSTGMGGGGMGGQMVEKHQDPPVLHDLRVTLEEVLSGCTKRMKISHKRLNADRRTLRMEDKILEVEIKKGWKEGTKVTFPKEGDETPTNIPADVVFVVKDKPHPVFRRDGSDIVYPAKVSLREALCGCTVIAPTLDGRTVTVTTGDVVRPGMKRRITGEGLPLPKRPDRRGDLLVEYEVAFPERLSQNAKETIAQVMMSKTLCVLWSQLALM; translated from the exons ATGGTCAAAATGGGTAAAGACTACTATAATGTTCTGGGCATACAGAAAGGGGCGACGGAGGACGAGATCAAGAAGGCTTATCGCAAGCAGGCTCTGCGTTACCACCCGGATAAAAACAAGTCTCCCAAAGCCGAGGACAAGTTTAAAGAAATAGCTGAAGCTTATGACGTTCTGAGCGACCCAAAGAAAAAGGACATTTACGACCGATTCGGCGAAGAAG GGTTGAAAGGAGGAGGCCCCCCAGGAGGAGGGGGTGTTCCCGGGGGCCCTAGTTTCAGCTACTCCTTCCAAGGCGACCCCCACGCCATCTTCGCCGAGTTCTTCGGGGGCCGGAGCCCCTTCGACCAGTTCTTCACCCGAAACGGTGGGGGCCCAGACGGGGACAACATGGACACTGACGATCCCTTCGCCCGTTTCGGGATGGGGGGCGGTGGCATGGGGGGGTTCCCCCGTTCCTTCAGCAcagggatggggggaggggggatgggggggcAGATGGTTGAGAAGCACCAGGACCCACCCGTGCTCCACGACCTCAGGGTGACCTTAGAGGAG GTGCTCTCAGGCTGCACTAAGAGAATGAAGATATCCCACAAGCGGCTGAACGCAGACAGACGGACCCTCCGGATGGAGGACAAGATCCTGGAGGTGGAGATAaagaagggatggaaggaggggacGAAGGTCACCTTCCCTAAAGAGGGGGACGAGACGCCGACTAACATCCCGGCAGACGTGGTGTTCGTGGTCAAGGATAAGCCACACCCGGTGTTCCGGCGAGACGGCTCTGACATCGTTTACCCTGCCAAGGTCTCCCTCAGAGAG GCGCTGTGCGGCTGCACGGTCATCGCCCCCACGTTGGACGGCAGGACAGTAACCGTGACGACAGGGGACGTGGTGCGTCCGGGGATGAAACGCCGCATCACGGGGGAGGGCCTTCCTCTGCCCAAGCGGCCCGATCGCCGCGGTGACCTGCTGGTGGAGTACGAGGTGGCGTTTCCGGAGAGACTGAGTCAGAATGCCAAGGAGACCATCGCACAG